One Flavobacteriales bacterium genomic window, GAGGATCCGGCGCGATCAGGCGGGCATCGATCGCGTCATGTGCCTGGAGCGAACATCGTAATCATGGACAGTCTGGTCATCATGGGCGGGCAACGCCTCGATGGACGTGTCAGGATCGGCGGCGCCAAGAATGCGGCGCTCCCCATTTTGGCGGCGACCCTGTTGGGGGGAGGAG contains:
- a CDS encoding UDP-N-acetylglucosamine 1-carboxyvinyltransferase, translating into MDSLVIMGGQRLDGRVRIGGAKNAALPILAATLLGGGECTISNLPQVRDVATMMTLLSLLGVSVKREEG